Proteins from a genomic interval of Papaver somniferum cultivar HN1 chromosome 4, ASM357369v1, whole genome shotgun sequence:
- the LOC113271623 gene encoding uncharacterized protein LOC113271623, with amino-acid sequence MSPVVAYQLATGLSVLVGAVLVKTVMDKPMAGPMTRCPSCNGTGRVNCMCSRWSDGDVGCRSCAGSGRSACSSCGGSGTGRPLPVQVSVRPPSNPRPY; translated from the coding sequence ATGAGTCCGGTGGTTGCATATCAATTGGCGACAGGTTTGAGTGTATTAGTCGGAGCAGTCCTTGTAAAAACAGTAATGGATAAACCAATGGCAGGACCAATGACGCGATGCCCAAGCTGTAATGGCACAGGAAGAGTAAACTGTATGTGTTCGCGCTGGTCGGATGGAGATGTTGGTTGTCGATCGTGTGCAGGTTCAGGGCGGAGTGCTTGCAGTAGTTGCGGCGGGTCTGGTACCGGCCGACCCTTACCAGTGCAAGTTTCAGTACGTCCTCCGAGTAATCCTAGACCTTATTAA